AACGACAACATGGCTTCCATTTCTCTTTAGAATGCTTTGAATTTCATCATATTCAACAGGCATTACCGAGAAGGTGCATCTGAAAGAAATGACCATGTTCAACAGTGACGTTTGCTGATGTTTCTGTGGAGAGTACATTTTGGGTCACTTAAGAAATGATTTTATTTCACTTTGATAATGTAACTTGATTATCTGGTGACTTGATATGTTTTCATCACAGTTCAACTTAAGTTGCCCTGTGATATCATATATAATTGATTCCTGTTGACAAGTTGATGGACTGTATATTTGGCATAATAAAGTCATATGTCTGAATACCTCATATTGATGACATAAAAAACAGGGTACATGTAAAATTCCTCCCATATTTATTGTTGCAACTGTACGCCACACAGTGGCATTTTCACTGTGCAAAGAGCAAGCGCACTTAGCAAATGGCAACGCAAGATGGCCGTCAATACACTTCCGGTTAGTGATGTGCGTTCCACTTTAAAATGAACGGATGCTTTAGAAAATCGttagctacactttcttatttctttattttttacctcgtgtggtGTACCTATTAAAGTATCCATGAAGTGTACCTTattcacttcattagggaagtgtcatggccaaagcttaactgaaagtgaaaagtgccacacccgccctcacccccactttctgattggctgtttgatctgtgacgtcactcggactcgttaagtgcacctgcgtgaaaagttttagctccttttggacgtgaaagtggctaaaagttttcacgcacctgcacttaacgagggtcacttggaaaacatgttggaacgcggccccgaggactagagcttgacaccagtgacctttgaccatatttccctaataaagcggcctgttattaggtacacttgaaaatggcggtgtacctaatggagtgtccgtgtaattacctcgttaagtgcaggtgcgtgaaaacttttagctcctttttaacctgaaagtggctaaaagttttcacgcacctgcacttaacgagggtcactaggaaaacatgttggaacgtggccccgaggactagagcttgacaccagtgacctttgaccatatttccctaataaagcggcctgttattaggtacacttgaaaatggcggtgtacctaatggagtgtccgtgtgattacctcgttaagtgcaggtgcgtgaaaacttttagctcctttttaacctgaaagtggctaaaagttttcacgcacctgcacttaacgagggtcacttggaaaaatattggaacgcggccccgaggactagagcttgacaccagtgacctttgaccatatttccctaataaagcggcctgttattaggtacacttgaaaatggcggtgtacctaatggagtgtccgtgtgattacctcgttaagtgcaggtgcgtgaaaacttttagctccttttgaacgtgaaagtggctaaaagttttcacgcacctgcacttaacgagggtcacttggaaaacatattggaacgcggcccctcgaggactggaggtcgacacccatggtttaagtgccacacccgccctcacccccactttctgattggctggttgatttgtgacatcacttggacactccattaggtagaaTTTTAtgtttcatgcccaaaaaataaaaacaaggaataaaagaccggacaagttataacataaatgtttattaaaataataaaaataaaagtaaatttcaaaccagcaatctaatgtgaaattgcagtagatatattggataacaataattAGGCGtgcatatgcatacacgttatttaaaaaattactgtaaatgttataaaataaagatgacccaaagaaaaaaataatcaacaaacgctgttgcataacggcgtatcctttcatgcaataaagttagtcgttagcttggagaaaacgagcACAAAATAAATGGTGATCCGTTGATCCACGGGAACGTAGCTCACGCGAggactcgttccctcactggtccgttctcgcgatgaactggaactgcaatccacgactcgttcgtgaactggaagtgacgtcattttcttcttcgttttgttttacagcgaggtggcaccagctacaATGagtattaccgacacctactggttgaagtcatatgaaatgaaaagatttgttcttttgaacgaatcgttcactcacgagccaacactacttCCGGTGACGACACCATCGTCATGGTGGGCCGTTCCACTCCCGTTTTGAAGTGCAGCCCAAAATATATATGTGATTGTATCGGAAACGCTTCCAAGCGTATGTTTTCCCACCGACTTGCAACTTTTTCACGACAAAAAAAGATGATTTAACCTTCCAACGCGGACGGACACATCACAACAACAATGGGCGGCGGTGAGTTTCACCCACACGCACAGCTAACCGGTGAAAGCTAACTATCGCGACCCGATCACAATAATGGAAATTACAGACATGTTACTTTTAGTCAGTGATCGCAATAACGAGTTAAAAACACTTCCGTCCGCTTCTCAGAGAATGTGAGCCTGGTTTTCAAGCTGTACTGCCTGACTGTGATGactctggtggcggccgcatacACGGTCACTCTCCGCTACACGAGGACTTTCCCCTCCGAGGTTTTGTACTTTTCCACCACCGCCGTGTGTCTCACCGAAGTTAGCAAACTAGTTCTGAGCATTGGGATGTTGGCAAGGTAGGTGATCTCGAAGGACCGGTCTACATCCTGGAAGAGAGTGATTGGAATTTTCCCCTGCACCCATTCAATTGACTTCTCAGAGAAACCAGAAGCCCAAGAAAGCTGCTGGGTGTCATCAAGGAGTACGTCCTGTGCAGCCCGAAAGGGTTGCTGAAGCTGAGTGTACCATCTGTGGTGTACGCGGTCCAGAACAACATGGCATTCCTGGCATTGAGCAACCTTGATGCTGCAATTTATCAGGTAGGAAGAACCTGCTTGAAGAAAAGATCACATGAATTGCAACAATCAGTCAGTCAAGAAGTCCATAACCTGATCATTTGCCATGTTTCTGTGTGCAGGTGACTTATCAGCTGAAGATCCCGTGCACGGCCCTGTGCATGTTCTTGATGCTGAACCGGACCCTCAGCAAGAGGCAGTGTGTGGCCATCTTTTTCTTGTTAGTGGGGGTTATCCTCGTGCAATGGAAACCTGGAGATGCCACCAAAGTCCAAGTATGTCTCCAACTCCATCTGTTCAatcagtattatttttttttatattatatagttGTTCAATGTTATGATCTAAACTTTCACCAGCAAACTTTTAAACTTACCACAGATgtcttttcagatttttttcccccattaagTCGATACTAGTGATTCTGATTTGTCATCTTCTTGTGTCCAGATTGAGCAAAACCGTCTCGTTGGCTTCATTGCCATCATTATCGCTGTGGTGTGCTCCGGCTTCGCAGGTAGCCACCGACCATCCACATGACTTTCTTCAGCTCTGTTCTAACTCCATCTAACTGTGCTTCAGGTGTGTACTTTGAGAAGGTGCTGAAGAGCTCGGACACGTCGCTGTGGGTGAGGAACATCCAGATGTACGTGTCGGGTATCGCCATTACCTTCATGGGCGTGGTGGTGACGGACGGCGAGAAGGTCCTAGAAAAAGGCTTCTTCTTTGGATACACGCCCTGGGTGTGCTTTGTCGTTTGTGAGTATAATAATGGAAGAGACTTTGTGGGCCACCTTTCTTGGCTGTGCTTGACTTCATCTCTCTGTCAGTCCTGGCCAGCGTGGGAGGCCTGTACACGTCCGTCGTGGTCAAGTACACCGACAATATCATGAAGGGCTTCtcggcggcggccgccatcGTCCTTTCCACCTTGGCGTCCGTCTTCTTGTTTGGATTGCAGATAAGTAAGATAATCCTCCTTCTTATTGTTGCTCTTCAGTATGTTTTCTTGTTAAGCCACAAGTCACATCTACAAGTCACGTACTGGGTCAGAGATGAACTTTTAGGCTTGCACCCTGAAGTATTGCTTCATTCAGGGTTACAAAAGTTCATTTATTTCAGCTGTTGAATTCAAAAAGCAAATACACTACAGATATAGGAACATTAGAACCACTCACCAAAATtatgcaataaaaataaaagccctAAGTCTGACTATTAGGAAATAATTAAGGTATTTTTTTGGATAATTGTCAATATGTACAGGCTGTTTAAATTAACTTCCTGATGTTTTGGCTTCTCTGACAGCAACCACATTCAAGTTGGGCGCCACCCTGGTGTGCCTGTCCATCTATCTGTACGGCCTTCCAAAGCAGGACACGTCCACACTCAGACAGGAACAGGCCAACGCAGAGTCCAAACAGAATCTGGTTACTGTGTGACTCACTATCGGGTCCCTCTTTCACATGGACTGAGGAGGAGAAATCCTGCCACCACCCCAGCCAATAAACTATATTTGTTTTAATCATTCTATAAGAATCCCATTATGTGGATTCCGTCTGTGCAAAGGGTAAATGAAGCAATGcaaagtgatttttttgggggcggGGTCAAAGACTGAAAACTTGTGTACATAGCTTATTTGTTAAAATGTCAGAGGTCGCACTGTTAGAAAAACATGAGGACCAAAAACTGCACCTGTCAttgattttgatgttttttttttcctccccaactTGTGTACCACTTGATTATGAATGTACAGAATTGTTTTCATACTTGAAATGACAAGAGAACATCGGAGGTGTCATCGCCTGTGTTTTCTATTTTGTGTCAGTTGAATGCCAAATTGGAGTGTGCGATTAAGTTCAATGTTTACATTTTATCCACTGGGATGATGCCAAGGATACTCATCCCGTTGGCAAGTACTGAGCAGGTCCCGCTGAATAGTCTCTTCCTTGCCTGTGAGCATTCCAAAAAGACACACATTACTTTGTACTTTGTAAATATGACTAAGttgtgaattattatttttatttattcatttagaaTCTTTATTGTTTTAATAAGGTAGGAAACATCAAAATGCAAGCAATGTTACTTTTTGCAATcatctagagttagggtttcaaagtagggtttaaagctcagCTCAGGGGCTCCAggtagggttttatactagagttagggtttcaaagtagggtttaaagctaggctcaGGGGctccagagtcgggtttcatactggagctagggtttcaaagtaggctttaaagccaggctcaggggcttcagtgtcgtgtttcatactggagttagggtttcaaagtaggctttaaagccaggctcaggggcttcagagtaggcattcatactggagttagggtttctaagtaggctttaaagccaggctcaagggcttcagagttgggtttcatactggagttagggttgctaagtaggctttaaagccagactcaggggcttcagagtcggcattcatactggagttagggtttcaaagtaggctttaaagccaggctcaggggcttttgtgtcgggtttcatactggagttagggtttcaaagtaggctttaaagccaggctcagggggttcagagtcgggtttcatactggaattAGGCTGTCAAagatggctttaaagccaggctcaggggcttcagagtaggcattcatactggagttagggttgcaaagtaggctttaaagccaggctcaaggacttcagagtcgggtttcatactggagttagggttgcaaagtagggtttaaagccagactcaggggcttcagagtcgggtttcatcctggagttagggttgcaaagtaggctttaaagccaagctcaggggcttcagagtcgggtttcatattgaagttagggtttcaaagtaggctttaaagccaggctcaggggcttcagagtcgggtttcatactagagttagggtttcaaagtaggctttaaagccaggctcaggggcttcagagtaggcattcatactggagttagggtttctaagtaggctttaaagccaggctcaagggcttcagagttgggtttcatactggagttagggttgcaaagtaggctttaaagccagactcaggggcttcagagtcggcattcatactggagttagggtttcaaagtaggctttaaagccaggctcaggggcttttgtgtcgggtttcatactggagttagggtttcaaagtaggctttaaagccaggctcagggggttcagagtcgggtttcatactggaattAGGCTGTCAAagatggctttaaagccaggctcaggggcttcagagtaggcattcatactggagttagggttgcaaagtaggctttaaagccaggctcaaggacttcagagtcgggtttcatactggagttagggttgcaaagtagggtttaaagccagactcaggggcttcagagtcgggtttcatcctggagttagggttgcaaagtaggctttaaagccaagctcaggggcttcagagtcgggtttcatattgaagttagggtttcaaagtaggctttaaagccaggctcaggggcttcagagtcgggtttcatactagagttagggtttcaaagatggctttaaagccaggctcaagggcttcagagtcgggtttcatcctggagttagggttgcaaagtagggttcaaagccagactcaggggcttcagagtcgggtttcatactggagttagggtgtcaaagtaggctttgaagccaggctcaggagcttcagagtcgggtttcatactggagttagggttgcaaagtaggctttaaagtcaggctcaggggcttcagattcgggtttcatactggagttagggttgcaaagtaggctttaaagccaggctcaggggcttcagagtcaggtttcatactggagttagggttgcaaagtagggtttaaagccagactcaggggcttcagagtcggttttcatactggagctagggtttcaaagtaggctttaaagccagactcaggggcttcagagtcaggtttcatcctggagttggggtgtcaaagtaggctttaaagccaggctctggggcttcagagtcgggtttcatactggagttagggtttctaagtaggctttaaagccaggctcaggggcttcagagtcggattTCATActgaaattagggtttcaaagtaggctttaaagccaggctcaagggcttcagagtcgggtttcatactggagttagggttgcaaagtagggtttaaagccagactcaggggcttcagagtcggcattcatactggagttagggttgcaaagtaggctttaaagccagactcaggggcttcagagtcggcattcatactggagttagggtttcaaagtaggctttaaaaccaggctcaggggcttcagagtaggcattcatactggagttagggtttctaagtaggctttaaagccaggctcaagggcttcagagtcgggtttcatgctggagttagggtttcaaagtaggctttaaagccagactcaggggcttcagagtcaggtttcatcctggagttggggtgtcaaagtaggctttaaagccaggctctggggcttcagagtcgggtttcatactggagttagggtttctaagtaggctttaaagccaggctcaggggcttcagagtcggattTCATACTGAAatcagggtttcaaagtaggctttaaagccaggctcaagggcttcagagtcgggtttcatactggagttagggttgcaaagtagggtttaaagccagactcaggggcttcagagtcgggtttcatactggagttagggttgcaaagtaggctttaaagccaggctcaggggcttcagagtcgggtttcatactggagttggggttgcaaagtaggctttaaagccaggctcaggggcttcggagtcgggtttcatattggagttagggtttctaagtaggctttaaagccaggctcaagggcttcagagtcgggtttcatgctggagttagggttgcaaagtagggtttaaagccagactcaggggcttcagagtcggcattcatactggagttagggttgcaaagtaggctttaaagccagactcaggggcttcagagtcggcattcatactggagttagggtttcaaagtaggctttaaaaccaggctcaggggcttcagagtaggccttcatactggagttagggtttcaaagtaggctttaaagccaggctcaagggcttcagagtcgggtttcatactggagttagggttgcaaagtagggtttaaagccagactcaggggcttcagagtcggaatTCATAC
This genomic stretch from Syngnathus scovelli strain Florida chromosome 20, RoL_Ssco_1.2, whole genome shotgun sequence harbors:
- the slc35a1 gene encoding CMP-sialic acid transporter encodes the protein MGGENVSLVFKLYCLTVMTLVAAAYTVTLRYTRTFPSEVLYFSTTAVCLTEVSKLVLSIGMLARETRSPRKLLGVIKEYVLCSPKGLLKLSVPSVVYAVQNNMAFLALSNLDAAIYQVTYQLKIPCTALCMFLMLNRTLSKRQCVAIFFLLVGVILVQWKPGDATKVQIEQNRLVGFIAIIIAVVCSGFAGVYFEKVLKSSDTSLWVRNIQMYVSGIAITFMGVVVTDGEKVLEKGFFFGYTPWVCFVVFLASVGGLYTSVVVKYTDNIMKGFSAAAAIVLSTLASVFLFGLQITTTFKLGATLVCLSIYLYGLPKQDTSTLRQEQANAESKQNLVTV